The window GGACCAAGCGGACACTGTGATggagataaacaacagagcGATCACAGTTatgtcttgtctggtgtggtagatctgaagtaaatatataattttatttatttttttccagcaTCAACTTGTCACTAATGCAGTAACCTGACCATGCTGAGAAAAATGTGTAAGTTCCCTTCTTTTCATTTagattataatatattttcacatatatgtatacacacacacacacacattgatttCAAAGTAGGCCTACACAAGTAGAACgtatactttaataaaaaataataatttattctTTGACGTAGTTGAAATACAGAGTAACAGTAAATAGCCTGTACACTTTAATACACActcatgttttatattgtagATATTTGTGTAATACAGTATGACCCATGTTATTGACAAAAGCCACGTGTCTGTCACTTTGCATAACAAAATCACagttattgcacttttatcAACACTGTAATAATACAAGCCTGAAGTATGACATAAATATAAGCCGGTCTAATCTGtttgaaacacatttataaccAAAGGCAAAGTTGTATCTAAACAGTCTATGCAAACCACTGCGGTACAAAAGTCTTCAGTCTTTTGCTCATGATATTTAAGAGCTGTTGTACTGAGTTTAGCAGAGAGTTCATAAGATCTGAGAGCTGTTGATGTTCATGTCTGCAGGTGTCGTCAGTCTTTTGCAGAGCTCATGATCTGGCAGGTGCTGATGTTCATGAGATGTGGCAGCTGTTGGTCTTGTTCATGGGCGGATGTTTGTTACTGTCTTTGGGGAAAGTTTCTCTTCTCCTGGCCAGTGCAGGGCTCAGTCTGCTGGGCAGGTTGGCTTGTTGCAGCAGCTCTCTGAACGCCTCCAGAACATTGACGTTGTCTTTGGCGGATGACTCCACGAAGCTGTGGTTCCAGTCCATCTCCACTGTGGACAGCACGTCTTCACTGGACACTTGTCTTTCATTCTGCCTGTCGATTTTGTTCCCAATCACCACTATGGGAGTGAATTTATCTTCTTTCACCTCTAAAATCTCTTCTCGCAGTTGTTTGACGGCGTCCAGAGACGCGGGGTCGTCCACGGCGTACACCAGGGCGAACGCGTCGCTGTTCTGGATGGACAGTTTACGCATGGCCGGGAACGAGTAGCTGCCGCTCGTGTCCATGATGTTGATGGTGACTTTGATTCCTCCCACTTCGTAGACTTTGCGGTGGAGTTCTTCAACAGTGCGGCGGTGTTTGGGCTCAAATGTGTCCTTCAGGAAGCGCTGGATGAGCGCGGTCTTACCCACTCCAGCCGCGCCCAGGAACACCAGGCGCACCTCCGTCTTCTCCTTCACCTCTAAAGACATGGCTCAGTGCGAGGGAAGGAACGACTGAGAGAACAGATGCATGGATCTGTGCGGGGCTCGTGCGTGCAGGGTATTTATGCACACGCGCTGGCCACGCCCACGTCTGCAGCcggccaatcaggagagagaaacaaactCTCACATAAGAAGAGACAAGAAGAGACACaaagagggacaggagagagggaaaaggacaggagagagggaaaaggcaagacaagtttatttctatagcacacttcatacacaaagtcattcaaagtgttttacagaataaaaaagacaataaaatcacaatacaacaaatctaaacataaataatcatcataaaattaacattaaaggagaaaagtgcagaataaaaaataaaagttgtccAAACAGTGATGTGCCAAATGTAACAGAAGGAGCAGTGATTGAATTACAGTCTGATTATGTGTCATGGAGGAGATCGCCGCTCCATGGGTGTGGACGGATGCAAAATGAGCAcagttgccatggcgattaGGGCTGTAAGATTAATGCAATTTGAATGAACGTGATTAGTGCCATCATTtccccacaaacaacaaaatgccaTTGTGGAATTAGTTTGTCAGGTCATATGTCGGTCATTTTGTCGATTCTTCTGGACTTGTTTAAaatctttctatctttctttctttatttattaatttatgtatttatttatttgttttctttcttattgattttttttttaatttgtgtatttatttatttatttttctttatttatttatttattcatttatgcatttatttgttttctttctttcttattttttatgtatttatttatctttatttattttatttatttatttattcatttatgtatttatttatttatctttcttatttatttattattcatttatgtatttatttatttgttttctttctttcttatttttatgtatttttttatttgtgtatttatttatttatttatttatgcatttatttgctttctttcttttttaatttattcatgtattcatctttctttctttattgttttttctttctttgtttttttctttatttatttttctttctgtctgtctttctttctttctcagggaccatgtacaaattaattaatcttacaaaaaaaagatgtatttgTACCATTGTTTGTAACTAAACAGAAACCACAAATCAAATgtcaatgtttgtcagaaaaatcacaatttgatatTTGTCTCAACTCGTTTGGCCACAAtattcacaaaacacattttaaaacaaaactgtcaTTTGGACGAtgaaaagagcaaaaaaaatgATCCTTTAAACAGtgatctgaaacccatgaataacagcatttatttatttgtgtttgtgtgtgtttgtgtttgtgtgtttgtgtgtgtgttggtgtgttggggtgtgtgtgtggggggggggggggggtgtttgtgtgtgtgtgggggtgtgtgtgtgtgtaatatgtTTGACTGTGAAGTGCTAAGACTgaataaattgtaaaataacacaaacagTGAGCGGAAACATTTAggaacataacacatttaggcagatacagacaaaacaaaacaaacaaaaacaaaacatcacttttccaacttcaaaaCACGATAACATGTTGgattaggaagggcatctgggctAAAGCTTGTAtcaaatgtatatgtattttcACGTGTCATGATACTTTAAAGGAGCTGGTTTGGAGATAGTATTTGTCGTAATGTGGAGAGTGCTGCtgtgtcattgagcaagactaaaccaggactaaaccaggactaaaccacaactaaaccagaactagaccagttctaaaccagtactagaccaggactagactaggattaaaccaggactaaaccaggactaaactaggactaaaccaggactgaaccaggactgaaccaggactgaaccaggactgaaccaggactgaaccaggactgaaccaggactaaaaaaggaggaaaccaagactaaaccagagctaaaccacaactaaacctgaactagaccaagactaaaccagagctaaaccaggactgaaccaggactgaaccaggactaaaccagactaaaccaggactaaaaaatgactaaaaaggacgaaaccaagactaaaccaggggtcaaCTAGCggtaaatatggactaaaccaggagtaaacatggactaaaaatggactaaaccgggactaaaccaggaccaaactagaactaaacatgggaaatcagcttttcagttttatacttaactaaaacctgaaacattcttcctgaagatgtgagacaggcttcgACTTTtcttaaatccaggctcataacggttctgtttatctgtgcatacgactgaaatttgtatttttattctgcacttttctcctttaatattaatttcatgctgattatttgtgattatttatgttttaatgtgttgtattacgattttaatgtctttcttattttttgtgacgtagaaaacaataacaacagcacTCCATGCAGAAGACAAACATTGCAGTGTCGTTTTATTCTTTAATTTTCACATCGTTCCACCACATTAGAAACGTGGCAGCTTTAGTCACTGTTCGACTGACGCCTCGCTCACACGTTGAGGTGACTAACCGACGGATCGTTCTATTCTAATCAGAACGTTCCATAAAAACCTCATTGAGAAGTTGCATGTTTTGCTGCAAAGGTTCGTCTTTCTGAACAGTTGTCTCTCTGTCACTATGATTATGGCATTCAGATTTGTGGTAGGCTTTGTCGTACGTCGCTAGGATACGGCGGATTCGACTACCTTAAGGGGCGGACACGAGTATATGCGCCGCGACGGTTATATCTGTCACTCACGGTCCTTTAGCAGTCACGAGAATCAAGCGCACTTCAAATACGACATAATGGTTCTGCTAAAGGATACACTTTCAGATGAGTCCTTTGTGAAAGTATTACACGGGGTTCGGCACGCCATTAGATGCTAAATGATGTCAACGGAAAATTGGCGAGGGATCATCGTCATGGAAACCTTTAGTAATTAACGGCGAGTTCCAGTAGTTCATGTAGAAGTTGTACCCGAGAACTCACACAAACTAATACAGAGTTAGCCTTTTTACTCACAGTATCCTCGTAAAAGCGGTGTACTGGGTTTTTACTGCGTTCTGAGCGTCCgagttattcaccatgatgagtttaaaaggGCGGAGGGGTGGAGTTtggcatgctaatgtgcacttcctggttttcaGATGATAAAACGTTgtataattagacacagacgGCACACAGTGGACATAGTTTGACGGTAAGAGCTGCTTAAAAATACGTCTGTACTGCGGAAAGATACTGGAGCTTTAAATACTTTGATGATTGTACTTTATCTAATGGCAacgcaaagcaagtttatttgtacagcacaattcgtacacacagtaattcaaagtgctttacagaattaaaaaagacattaaaatcacacaaatcaaaacataaataatcacaaataatcatcataaagttaacattaaaacagaagaggcagaataaaaacctttcggtCACATGCAAAGATAAAcacaactgttttgagcctggatttaaacattgtcaaagtcgaggtctgtctcacatcttcaagaaaaatgttccatgttttagctgcagaaaaatgaaacactgattctccatgtttagtcctgatttagtccgaactctgggaccagcaggaggccggtccctgacgtCCTCCCTgaagagtgtgagatggttcatatgtcattaaaacagctcctttaaaatctattctctgagccacaggagccagagatctgagccacaggacacatgtgtgaagtacttcctggttctagtcctgacccgagcagcagtgttctggatgttctgttctgtgttaaggctcgtttggagaggccagtgatcaggacgttacagtcgtctaaactactggagacaaacgcatggataagtctctctaagtctttggttttgacagtttacctttgatttctgcgatgtttttagatggtaaaaagctgcagatgttattgatttgatgtggctgttaaagttcattatcacctctagatttctcgactgatttgaaggttttagagagagagactggaggtgactgctgacactttctctatgtttctgtggaccaaagatgttgacttgagtcttgtctgagtttagttggagaaagttgtttttcctccacacactgatctgttggatgcagtaagtgaatccactggtccatattcacctgctgcagtgacacatagatctgagtgtcatctgcagagctgTGGTAGGACACGTTATCTCTTCTACCAAAAAAGCTTGGAAAAACAATATTCATGGAGGGACGGGCCAGTTTTTCCTGTTGATTACATCGTCCTTTACcatgaaatgtccaaaatgttgaacctgatcatttctattattgaccAGACTTAAGATCttactgcattttaacaatctTTTCGCTGCCCTCCATCTGTATAAATCTATCATCTCAAACCCAGCAGTAGGTGCAGTTTGTATCCTACCTTCAAACTTAAAATCAAAGTGACCTATTTGATATTTTGGTGCATCAGTGGGGAGGCATGTCTTTGGAGTTTGACCGCTGTCTGGACTCGTACCATCCATCATTTCATATTCCCCGAGCGCTAAAGCTGCTTCTCTAACGCACAGTTCATTAAACATAGTAGTCAGCCATGCCTTTTAACCCTGACATTTTGCTCCGGTGCACTCAAAGTTTTGTGGCAAGAAGttaaactaaagtaaaatgGGCTTCTTTTCCCTGATAACGTCGTCAatttgatggaaaaaaaaaacacgtcatGTCATTTTGAGCTGCCATGTGGTTCTAGACTGGTGTTAATAAACCTCCAAATTTCAAAAACTATTCAAGAAAACGTCAAATTTTGTCATGTTCAtgggatttttttcagtattaaagCGGATCTATTAggtaaaatcgacttttcacagctttccgCCATGTTAGAGctgtttcttcttctcatttaccctcttgaagttgtatttagagtcgTGCACCTTTGAGTAATCCTTATTCTCTTGTACTTAACACGTCATCGCTCCAATCAACCCTCGTTTTCACAGCCCCTGGTGCACACGCATTCTACTGTAATAActgttcttcaattttacttttcaatcagTGACACACGTAGGGTTCAGCAGTGTCgcttagtcattttggtacaaagttTAAACAAAAATCTGCTCTTGCTCCAGTGCTATTCAAACAAGAGACCGACAGCAACGCGACTCTTAGCTGCGATGACGTTTACAACAAAATCAGCTCCAATTGGgcagtcgttttagatgaatattgcgatttcaaatgtccaaattatgacataacgATGCACAGGGGCCATAGATTGTACTATAGAGCCGACACAAGCACTTctatgtgttctttaaactgCACACGctataaaatgtgttctttttagCGTTTTGTTGGCGATAATCTTGATGATATTTCTTACTACAACATGAAACTCCATTTTCAACTGCAATTCAGCTGTGTGTAACTTACAAATATCTGATTACACTACTTCAAAGTCCCAGAACAGTGACCAAATATTCTATTCCATTCATTAAAATCAAAGTTTTAGCACAAAATGATGGCTGAAAAGTTGCAGTATTCACCTTTCTCCGGCCATCGTCTTTCGGGCTGTCTTATTTTTGCAAgaagctgccgatcttgacagtaaataagttctctAGGGACtaaagagccgttttaaagcctcgcagagaatcggtgcagtgttgacttgttgttgcacataaacgttgaacatttaacacaaaccagcctactttatataa of the Periophthalmus magnuspinnatus isolate fPerMag1 chromosome 8, fPerMag1.2.pri, whole genome shotgun sequence genome contains:
- the rasd4 gene encoding rasd family member 4: MSLEVKEKTEVRLVFLGAAGVGKTALIQRFLKDTFEPKHRRTVEELHRKVYEVGGIKVTINIMDTSGSYSFPAMRKLSIQNSDAFALVYAVDDPASLDAVKQLREEILEVKEDKFTPIVVIGNKIDRQNERQVSSEDVLSTVEMDWNHSFVESSAKDNVNVLEAFRELLQQANLPSRLSPALARRRETFPKDSNKHPPMNKTNSCHIS